CGACCTTCGACGTGGTCTTGATCGCCACCAACCACGCCTGCGTCAATTACCAGGAATTGGCGAATTGGACCTCATGCGTCGTGGACACGCGGAATGCGATGGCAGCCGTGCTCACACTACCCAACCACGTTTGGAAAGCCTGATAGCACTTGGTCTGACTTAACCTCCTCCTCATAGAGGACTGCATAGCCGCCCACCGGGCGGCTTTTGTTGTTCTACGCTGGACATGGGGTGCCGTCCGGGCACGCCGGGTGGGGTGTGAGAGGAGGGGCGCGCAATCCTCTCTTATATCTCGATGTCAGCAAGGCCTTGGGGTGGCCTGCGAAATAGTTTGCGCGCGGACTTGACAAGTCGTAAGGGCTCTGAATAATCGGGCAATAACTGGGACCATGAGAACACAATTGTTGATCCTCGGTGCGGTGGTGCTGTGCACCTTGTCTACCCATGCCGGCTTCATCTACAGTGACAGGGACGGCACCATTCCCGATGGCAACCCGGCAGGTTGGTCCGCCACGGTAGATGTCAGCGGGCTCGGCACCTCGATTACACCCGGCAGCATTAGTGTGAACCTGAATATCTCAGGCGGCTACAACGGCGACCTATATGCTTACCTTAGCTACGGGGGCGTGCTACTGCCCTTATTGAACCGGGTTGGGGTCCACACCGGCGATGCTTTCGGGTACGGTGACACCGGATTTAACGTGACGTTGAGTGATTCCGGCGCAAACAATGTGCATTTTTATGGGAACTACAGCCCGAGTTTCAACGGGAGCGGGCAGTTGACAGGAACTTGGGATCCTGACGGGCGCACGATTAGTCCATTATCGACGCCGGACAAATTTGATGCCGCAGGGACGGTGACCTTCGCCAATTTCGAGTCCCTGAATCCCAACGGTACATGGACGATTTTCTTCGCGGACTTGTCGTCGGGCGAGGAGAGCACGTTAGTGAGTTGGGATCTGAACATCAACGGGGTGCCGGAGCCGGTGAACGTGGCGCTGGGTATTTTCGCGGGAGTCTTCCTGACGGTGGGGCTCGCCAGAAACCGGCAGGTAAGGACTCGTATTCATCAGTGGCGGACTGCAGTCGTGCAATGGATTGATGCCGTCTGACTTGGCACTAACCGCTGATTTCTGACCGCTGTAGCCCGCCTGTTTCTGCCTCAGCCACTAAAGGCTTGTTAAGCGCTGCTTGCTCCACTTCAATCCCGGGGGATGGATCGCGCTGCGAAGTCTGACACTCCTGTTCAGTGCACGCGGAACGCTGCTGAGAGCAGTAGTCTTCTCCCCCGCGCCAGAAGCCGCCATCCCTTGCGCGCCCGCGATGTTCAGCTATACCGTGTCTGCGAGGACCTGACAGAATTGCTGATCTATGCCACGGTAGTTTTCAGTCCTTGGGCGTTCGGCACGACCGAATCGTGGTCCATTTGGCTCATGAACGCAGCGGGCTATCTATTGGGTTTTTTGCTCACCGCCAAATTGGCTATTCGCCGACTCAAGGGTTATCAACCGCCTCGTTGGAACGATGAACGTTCATTAGAGGTTGGCGGGCGGTGCGGAGTGGCGGTGTCGCGCCTCACCGCATTCCTTTTCGGCCTGACGGTTGTCATCCTGGGCTACTGCCTCATCAGCGCAGCCAACGCCCGCTCCACCTTTCACGCCGAGGCACTGAGCTTTGCCTACCATGATGACTATCTTAAGTGGCTGCCCCACAGCCTGGACAGCGGTCGAAGCTGGCCGGCCTTCTGGGGTTACCTTGGGCTGGCTTGTTCCTTTTGGGCTGTCTGGGACTGGCTGCTCGGCAAGTCTGCAGTCGAAGAACGGGCCGAACGCCGCCGAGGGGAGACCGGCGGCGACGGCTCGGCTCCGCTGCTTCCAGCTCGTTTACGGCGCTTGCTGTGGGTATTGGCTGTCAACGGCGGACTGCTTGCCGTGGAGGGGATCGCACAGCGTCTGGAAGGCTCTGGGAGACTGCTCTTCTTGGTGAAACCGCGCGTCAAC
This genomic window from Candidatus Paceibacterota bacterium contains:
- a CDS encoding PEP-CTERM sorting domain-containing protein — protein: MRTQLLILGAVVLCTLSTHAGFIYSDRDGTIPDGNPAGWSATVDVSGLGTSITPGSISVNLNISGGYNGDLYAYLSYGGVLLPLLNRVGVHTGDAFGYGDTGFNVTLSDSGANNVHFYGNYSPSFNGSGQLTGTWDPDGRTISPLSTPDKFDAAGTVTFANFESLNPNGTWTIFFADLSSGEESTLVSWDLNINGVPEPVNVALGIFAGVFLTVGLARNRQVRTRIHQWRTAVVQWIDAV